In one window of Notolabrus celidotus isolate fNotCel1 chromosome 15, fNotCel1.pri, whole genome shotgun sequence DNA:
- the toe1 gene encoding target of EGR1 protein 1 has product MVETDMTSSLVVPVVDVQNDNFKELWPAMVIAIKSSSFIAVDTELSGLGNRKSLLAQCIEDRYKAICHAARSRSILSLGISCYKKLDNKAADTYLVQVYNLTLLCSEEYIIEPQSVQFLVQHGFDFNKQYACGIPYCKGNNKAGSDDSGVHIRALFTELLRARKPLVLHNGLIDMAFLYQSFYAHLPEQLATFTADLSEMFPAGIYDTKYITEFELRLTASYLEYAYKKCKLDNSRRVTSGVDGSQFHVEFCHYGGQMSSYIDYRTCPDLASPEGQTNLCQQFSGFGWCPKGTQCPLSHDIDLILLQDEKCSGDKRKKRKRHRVKKKGGKNAPEAPDFDGAPENKIPHMEVDPAETPEMPLVANEGSTQQSEGEIMKVDGEGNGACDFVTTTTTDDDTTANTKEGEDSRTEEGGTEKSSPLPSKSNNHNTKTDSGTHRAGFDAFMTAYIFAYSCSLLEKDGAGAEEDKGQQKEEQTMLPSSINKVYLSGKAAPLNVVKSTFSKSSKAHVLKMEMVWGKTV; this is encoded by the exons ATGGTTGAGACCGACATGACGTCCTCATTGGTTGTTCCAGTGGTCGATGTCCAGAATGACAACTTTAAAGAGCTTTGGCCTGCTATGGTTATAGCAATTAAGTCCTCTTCCTTCATTGCAGTGGACACG GAGCTGAGCGGTCTTGGGAACAGGAAGTCCCTGCTGGCTCA ATGTATAGAGGACAGATATAAAGCCATCTGTCATGCAGCTCGTTCTcgctccatcctctctctggGAATCAGCTGTTACAAGAAACTTGACAACAAG GCTGCAGACACATACCTGGTTCAGGTGTATAATCTCACCCTGCTGTGTTCAGAGGAGTACATCATTGAGCCGCAGTCAGTGCAGTTCCTGGTGCAGCATGGATTTGACTTCAACAAGCAGTATGCGTGTGGGATCCCCTACTGCAAAGGCAACAATAAG GCAGGATCAGACGACAGTGGCGTCCACATCAGAGCTCTCTTCACTGAGCTGCTGCGAGCCAGGAAACCTCTTGTGCTTCACAACGGCCTCATCGACATGGCCTTTCTGTACCAG AGTTTTTACGCTCATCTTCCAGAGCAGTTGGCGACCTTCACAGCCGACCTGTCTGAGATGTTTCCTGCTGGTATTTATGACACTAAATACATCACCGAGTTCGAGCTGCGACTCACCGCCTCCTATCTAGAGTATGCTTATAAGAAGTG CAAACTGGATAACAGTCGCAGGGTGACCTCTGGAGTCGACGGCTCTCAATTTCACGTGGAGTTCTGTCACTATGGAGGTCAGATGTCCAGCTACATAGACTATAGGACATGTCCGGACTTGGCTTCTCCTGAGGGACAGACTAACCTCTGCCAACAGTTCTCT GGGTTTGGCTGGTGTCCAAAAGGCACCCAGTGTCCGTTATCCCACGACATTGACCTGATCCTCCTCCAGGACGAGAAGTGCTCAGGggacaagagaaaaaagaggaagagacacAGAGTGAAGAAGAAAGGTGGAAAAAACGCACCAGAGGCACCAGACTTTGATGGTGCCCCAGAAAACAAGATTCCCCACATGGAGGTGGatcctgcagaaacaccagaaatgcCTCTAGTGGCCAATGAAGGAAGCACTCAACAGAGTGAAGGAGAAATCATGAAAGTAGACGGTGAGGGGAACGGAGCGTGTGACTTTGTAACAACCACCACAACTGATGATGACACCACAGCAAACACAAAGGAAGGAGAAGACAGCAGAACAGAAGAAGGAGGGACAGAGAAGTCAAGTCCCCTTCCGTCAAAGTCTAACAATCACAACACGAAGACAGACTCAGGAACACACAGGGCAGGGTTCGATGCCTTCATGACCGCGTATATCTTTGCATACTCCTGCTCACTACTGGAGAAGGATGGAGCAGGAGCTGAGGAGGACAAGGGGCAGCAGAAGGAGGAGCAGACGATGCTTCCTTCCTCTATCAATAAAGTCTACCTGAGCGGTAAGGCAGCTCCTCTGAACGTGGTCAAGAGCACCTTCTCCAAATCGTCCAAGGCTCATGTGCTGAAGATGGAGATGGTCTGGGGAAAGACTGTTTAG
- the si:ch73-382f3.1 gene encoding THAP domain-containing protein 1 encodes MGGCSAPNCSNSTSIGKQLFRFPKDPIRKKKWLVNCKRDFEPTPHSRLCQDHFEQNQFEEVARSPAGGRKLKPNAIPTLFSISEPPYPAASAQYIILPMKPEPVEKELNFGDHGYARRTPLPGMEDEDAEDHQPCTRCQLLKKQLEQEMQHTARLQREAEEMKKRLYRLDRIEKGLQNFLYEDQIRALSLSKRSRRAVWSPETILKARKIRCAVGTKGYEYLRELGYPLPSYRTLCNRLETKIMVTTDMSCEELAELGLGLMATCDSPSAGVVDNDEEELIGVLS; translated from the exons ATGGGTGGCTGCTCTGCTCCAAACTGCTCCAATTCAACCAGCATAGGGAAGCAACTGTTCAGGTTCCCCAAAGACCCGATCCGTAAGAAGAAATGGCTGGTGAACTGCAAACGAGACTTTGAACCAACTCCTCACTCCAGACTGTGTCAG GATCATTTTGAACAAAACCAGTTTGAGGAGGTTGCGAGGTCTCCAGCCGGAGGGAGGAAGCTGAAGCCCAATGCCATCCCTACTTTGTTCAGCATATCAGAACCTCCTTACCCTGCAGCCAGTGCTCAATACATAATACTACCCATGAAGCCCGAGCCAG TAGAGAAGGAGCTGAATTTTGGAGACCATGGGTATGCCAGACGCACCCCTCTGCCTGGCATGGAGGACGAGGATGCTGAAGACCATCAGCCCTGCACGCGCTGTCAACTCCTCAAGaagcagctggagcaggagatgcAGCACACAGCAAGGCTACAGAGGGAG gcagaggagatgaagaagcGCCTGTACCGGCTCGACCGCATCGAGAAGGGTCTCCAGAATTTTCTGTATGAGGATCAGATCCGCGCCCTGTCTCTCAGCAAGCGCTCCCGCCGGGCCGTCTGGTCTCCTGAGACCATCCTGAAAGCCCGAAAGATCCGCTGTGCAGTCGGCACGAAAGGCTACGAGTACTTGAGAGAGCTGGGGTACCCTCTCCCCTCCTACAGGACTCTGTGCAACCGCTTGGAGACAAAGATCATGGTGACGACTGACATGAGCTGCGAGGAGCTGGCGGAGCTCGGCCTCGGGCTCATGGCCACATGTGACAGTCCCTCAGCAGGGGTCGTGGACAATGACGAGGAGGAACTGATCGGCGTTTTGTCCTGA
- the tmem53 gene encoding transmembrane protein 53 gives MADEEIDYNIVFPDAGTLERHWHGTKEPVVILLGWAGCKDKHLSKYSSIYNEQGCVTIRYTAPLKTVFISESFGYKELSSTALKLLEILFDYEVENSPIFFHIFSNGGFMLYRYIIELLNSDKQFSSLRVIGAVVDSAPGSGNVRGALRALRATLGPKISPVLRYVLLALFAVTVFLLRIVLYPLTKYIHKNHYDAVQERPPAWPHFFLYSRADQVIRYSDIEVFVEALKQKGVPMDSFDFLSSPHVGHYREFPEPYALKCRDFLVACMKDSDGAETKKRQRVQNQ, from the exons ATGGCAGACGAGGAAATTGACTACAACATTGTGTTTCCAGATGCAGGGACGCTGG AGAGACACTGGCATGGGACAAAGGAGCCAGTTGTGATCCTGCTGGGCTGGGCTGGCTGCAAAGACAAACACCTCTCCAAATACAGCTCCATCTACAATGAACAG GGATGTGTGACCATTCGCTACACCGCTCCCTTAAAGACCGTCTTCATCTCGGAGTCGTTTGGCTACAAGGAGCTGAGCAGCACGGCCCTGAAGCTGCTGGAGATCCTGTTTGACTATGAGGTGGAGAACAGTCCTATCTTCTTTCACATATTCAGTAATGGTGGCTTCATGCTGTACCGGTACATCATCGAGTTGTTGAACAGTGATAAACAGTTCAGCTCTCTGCGTGTGATCGGGGCCGTGGTGGACAGCGCCCCCGGTAGTGGGAATGTCCGTGGGGCCCTGCGTGCACTAAGAGCCACTCTGGGGCCCAAAATAAGTCCTGTTTTAAGGTACGTCCTCTTAGCTCTTTTCGCCGTGACAGTGTTTCTCCTGCGTATCGTTCTGTACCCTTTGACCAAGTACATCCACAAGAACCACTATGACGCGGTCCAGGAGAGGCCGCCCGCCTGGCCTCATTTCTTCCTCTACTCCAGAGCCGACCAGGTGATCCGGTACAGTGACAtcgaggtctttgtggaggccTTGAAGCAGAAAGGTGTCCCCATGGACAGTTTTGATTTTCTCTCCAGTCCCCACGTCGGCCATTATCGGGAGTTTCCTGAGCCGTATGCTCTGAAGTGCCGGGACTTCCTGGTTGCCTGCATGAAGGACTCGGACGGAGCAGAGACTAAGAAGAGACAGAGGGTTCAGAATCAATGA